In Helicobacter pylori, a single genomic region encodes these proteins:
- a CDS encoding ligand-gated channel, whose protein sequence is MNGYLRVKTPYFLASVVLTFWTFNSFMSAKDKHHFLKKVTTTEQKFSSSAPLSYQSEEVRNSTSSRTVISNKELKKTGNLNIENALQNVPGIQIRDATGTGVLPKISVRGFGGGGNGHSNTGMILVNGIPIYGAPYSNIELAIFPVTFQSVDRIDVIKGGTSVQYGPNTFGGVVNIITKEIPKEWENQAAERITFWGRSSNGNFVDPKEKGKPLAQTLGNQMLFNTYGRTAGMLGKYIGISAQGNWINGQGFRQNSPTKVQNYLLDAIYKINATNTFKVYYQYYQYNSYHPGTLSAQDYAYNRFINERPDNQDGGRAKRFGIVYQNYFGDPDRKVGGDFKFTYFTHDMSRDFGFSNQYQSVYMSSQNKILPFKGKGEISATNPNCGLYSYSDTNSPCWQFFDQIRRFVVNAFEPKLNLVINTGKVKQTFNMGMRFLTEDLYRRSITRKNPSVPNNGSGFDAGTSLNNFNNYTAVYASDEINFNNGMLTITPGLRYTFLNYEKKDAPPFKAGQTGKTIKERYNQWNPALNVGYKPIKDWLFYFNYQRSYIPPQFSNIGNFVGTSTDYFQIFNVMEGGSRYYFNNQVSFNANYFVIFANHYFTGRYGDNREPVNARSQGVELELYYTPIRGLNFHAAYTFIDANITSHTMVTNPANPKGPKKDIFGKKLPFVSPHQFILDASYTYAKTTIGLSSFFYSRAYTDVLNTVPFTQYAPTIKNGAITTKTAGMTPWYWVWNLQISSTLWERKKQSVNASLQINNIFNMKYWFSGIGTSPNGKEAAPPRSITAYVSYHF, encoded by the coding sequence ATGAATGGTTATTTGAGGGTAAAAACCCCGTATTTTTTAGCGTCGGTCGTTTTGACTTTTTGGACTTTTAATTCTTTTATGAGCGCGAAAGATAAGCACCATTTTTTAAAAAAAGTTACAACCACTGAGCAAAAATTCAGTTCCAGCGCCCCGCTTTCATATCAAAGCGAAGAGGTGCGTAATTCCACAAGCTCTCGCACGGTGATTTCCAACAAAGAACTCAAAAAAACGGGTAATTTGAATATTGAAAACGCTTTGCAAAATGTGCCAGGGATTCAAATCAGAGACGCTACAGGCACAGGCGTGTTGCCTAAAATTTCGGTGCGCGGTTTTGGTGGGGGCGGTAACGGGCATAGCAATACGGGCATGATTTTAGTCAATGGTATCCCCATTTATGGCGCGCCGTATTCCAATATTGAATTGGCGATTTTCCCTGTAACTTTCCAGTCAGTGGATAGGATTGATGTGATTAAAGGGGGAACGAGCGTGCAATATGGCCCTAACACTTTTGGAGGCGTGGTGAATATCATCACTAAAGAAATCCCTAAAGAGTGGGAAAATCAAGCGGCTGAAAGGATCACTTTTTGGGGGCGATCTTCTAATGGGAATTTTGTCGATCCCAAAGAAAAAGGCAAGCCTTTAGCCCAAACTTTAGGAAACCAAATGCTGTTTAACACTTATGGGCGAACGGCCGGGATGTTGGGTAAGTATATAGGCATTAGCGCTCAAGGCAATTGGATTAATGGGCAAGGTTTCAGGCAAAACAGCCCTACAAAGGTGCAAAACTACTTGCTTGATGCGATCTATAAGATTAATGCGACCAACACTTTTAAAGTTTATTACCAGTATTATCAATACAACTCTTACCATCCAGGCACTTTGAGCGCGCAAGATTACGCCTATAACCGCTTCATCAACGAGCGCCCTGACAATCAAGATGGAGGGCGAGCCAAGCGCTTTGGGATCGTGTATCAAAATTATTTTGGCGATCCGGATAGGAAAGTGGGGGGCGATTTTAAATTCACTTATTTCACGCATGACATGAGCAGGGATTTTGGATTCTCTAACCAATACCAAAGCGTGTATATGAGCAGTCAAAACAAGATTTTACCCTTTAAAGGCAAGGGAGAAATCAGCGCGACTAACCCTAATTGCGGTCTGTATTCTTATAGCGATACGAATAGCCCTTGTTGGCAATTTTTTGATCAGATCCGCCGCTTCGTGGTGAATGCTTTTGAGCCAAAACTCAATCTCGTAATCAATACCGGTAAAGTCAAACAAACTTTTAACATGGGGATGCGGTTTTTAACCGAAGATTTATACCGCCGATCCATTACCAGGAAAAACCCTAGCGTGCCTAATAATGGGAGTGGGTTTGATGCAGGAACTTCACTCAATAATTTCAACAATTATACCGCTGTGTATGCCAGCGATGAAATCAATTTCAATAACGGCATGCTAACGATCACGCCGGGCTTGAGATACACTTTTTTAAATTACGAAAAAAAAGACGCTCCTCCTTTTAAAGCAGGTCAAACAGGAAAAACCATTAAAGAGCGTTATAACCAATGGAATCCGGCGCTGAATGTCGGCTATAAACCCATTAAGGATTGGTTGTTTTATTTCAACTATCAAAGAAGTTATATCCCGCCCCAATTCAGCAATATCGGTAATTTTGTAGGCACAAGCACGGATTATTTTCAAATCTTTAATGTCATGGAAGGCGGCTCAAGATATTATTTCAACAACCAAGTGAGTTTTAATGCGAATTATTTTGTGATTTTTGCGAATCATTATTTTACTGGGCGCTATGGGGATAACAGAGAGCCGGTCAATGCGAGATCGCAAGGCGTGGAGCTGGAATTGTATTACACGCCGATTAGGGGGCTTAATTTCCATGCGGCTTACACTTTCATAGACGCTAATATCACCAGCCACACGATGGTTACTAACCCTGCTAATCCTAAAGGGCCTAAAAAAGATATTTTTGGCAAAAAACTCCCTTTTGTCAGCCCGCACCAATTCATTTTAGACGCGAGTTACACTTACGCCAAAACCACGATTGGGTTGAGCTCTTTCTTTTATAGCCGCGCTTATACAGATGTGCTAAACACCGTGCCTTTCACTCAATACGCGCCCACGATCAAAAATGGGGCCATCACCACCAAAACAGCGGGCATGACGCCGTGGTATTGGGTGTGGAATTTGCAAATTTCTAGCACTTTGTGGGAACGCAAAAAGCAAAGCGTTAATGCGAGCTTGCAAATCAATAACATTTTTAACATGAAATATTGGTTTAGCGGGATAGGCACTAGCCCTAACGGTAAAGAAGCCGCGCCTCCTAGAAGCATCACAGCGTATGTGAGCTATCATTTTTAA